A genomic stretch from Flavobacterium humidisoli includes:
- a CDS encoding oligosaccharide flippase family protein, which produces MKKNIIIDYLTYGSGQLINLIAPILVAPKVISVCGIESWGKIGVVLSIFTLLGLFIDFGSNILGVKEISIHKNNFNKIQDYLNTSFAIKFCFFAIIVFAVVLSNFFFTEIDHKLYLLALTLLSAQFFNVTWIYQGFEKFGIINRIIFVSKIIYVAVVYLLITHKEDYYLVLFILGSANTIVYFFFFIRIWKLYQLSFFNLKTDLIKEQFKNEFSILISNFSIAIYVQSPILIIQHLLGDYYAGIYKIGDMILSIFRSYLSVFFNVSFPKFCECYNTNKMEGIRFLKKINSLNIALLITGVLVVVIGGNLIITKDILNPKIYNLLSFYSGFIIVPIITALNIPFYQYLIYKNEQKILSIILSLGSLLMMILGYFLTLFFKIQGSLIAVFFIESLITTLIILFSLKKYKRISN; this is translated from the coding sequence ATGAAAAAGAATATAATTATAGATTATTTAACTTACGGTTCCGGTCAGTTAATAAATTTAATAGCACCAATATTAGTTGCTCCAAAAGTTATATCTGTATGTGGTATAGAAAGTTGGGGAAAAATAGGAGTTGTTTTATCTATATTTACATTATTGGGTTTATTTATTGATTTTGGATCTAATATTTTAGGAGTTAAAGAGATAAGTATTCATAAAAATAATTTTAATAAAATTCAGGATTATTTAAACACTTCATTTGCTATCAAATTTTGCTTTTTTGCAATAATAGTTTTTGCAGTCGTTTTAAGTAATTTTTTTTTTACTGAAATTGATCATAAACTATATTTGTTGGCATTAACTTTATTATCTGCTCAATTTTTTAATGTTACATGGATTTATCAAGGATTTGAAAAATTTGGCATAATCAACAGAATTATATTTGTATCAAAAATTATTTATGTCGCAGTTGTTTATCTTTTGATAACTCATAAAGAAGATTATTACCTAGTTTTATTTATTCTTGGATCTGCTAATACAATAGTTTATTTTTTTTTCTTTATAAGAATATGGAAATTATATCAGCTTTCTTTTTTTAATTTAAAGACAGATTTAATTAAGGAACAATTCAAGAACGAATTTTCTATTCTTATTTCTAATTTTTCAATTGCTATATATGTTCAAAGTCCGATTTTGATAATCCAGCATTTACTAGGAGATTATTATGCTGGTATTTACAAAATTGGAGATATGATTTTAAGCATATTTAGGAGTTATTTATCTGTTTTTTTTAATGTTAGTTTCCCGAAATTCTGCGAATGTTACAATACAAATAAAATGGAAGGAATTCGATTTTTGAAGAAAATAAATAGCTTAAATATTGCTTTATTAATTACTGGAGTTTTAGTAGTTGTAATTGGCGGAAATTTGATTATCACTAAAGATATCTTAAATCCTAAGATTTACAATCTTTTAAGTTTTTATTCCGGATTTATAATAGTTCCAATTATAACTGCTTTGAATATTCCTTTTTACCAATATTTAATTTATAAAAATGAACAAAAAATATTGTCTATAATTTTATCTTTAGGATCGTTATTGATGATGATTTTGGGTTATTTTTTGACTTTGTTTTTTAAAATACAAGGAAGTTTGATAGCCGTTTTTTTTATTGAAAGTCTAATCACAACGTTAATAATATTATTTTCTTTAAAGAAATACAAAAGGATTTCAAATTAA
- a CDS encoding glycosyl hydrolase family 8: MKNLLLITVAFWCLKSNAQKQPFPANVVFANGLMPSPKNSQDVKNNYDLWKTNFVEACSNGRYRVKFDDPSQTVSEGIGYGMLLSVYKADKDLFDGLWLYYKDNVNGNKVMNWKINGCSGAIGQNGATDAELDAAFALIVADYQWGSTGNINYKSDATALISAIKNYEVEANTYVLKPGDQFGGSQITNPSYFSPAYYRAFGVFTNDITFWNQVAAKSYTIINNNLTVNNAAGGLVSDWCEASGAYSSQASGYNNGGRNYSYDAARTPWRIAVDYLWYGNADAKTYAKKSSDFVRVNLGGSANIKDGYNQNGTVSGQWHNATFVGAFACAAMAGENQAHLDASYTDLKNLNEPNSYFNHTLKTLYSFLLTGNFYLPLNATLSNDTFDIKKSTVTLYPNPSADRITVSAPGQSTISIISSSGSVIHQQKTTSELTEINLANQSRGVYLVKISNDDFKSVTKKVILK, encoded by the coding sequence ATGAAAAACCTACTTCTGATTACTGTTGCTTTTTGGTGCCTCAAAAGTAATGCACAAAAGCAGCCGTTTCCTGCCAATGTTGTTTTTGCAAATGGCTTAATGCCTTCGCCCAAAAACAGCCAAGATGTCAAAAACAATTATGATCTTTGGAAAACCAATTTTGTAGAAGCTTGTTCTAACGGAAGATACAGAGTAAAATTTGATGATCCATCTCAAACCGTTTCTGAAGGAATTGGTTATGGAATGCTCTTATCTGTTTATAAGGCAGACAAGGACCTTTTTGATGGACTTTGGTTGTATTACAAAGACAATGTAAACGGCAACAAAGTTATGAACTGGAAAATCAATGGCTGTTCTGGAGCTATTGGTCAAAACGGAGCTACAGATGCAGAGCTTGATGCTGCTTTTGCCCTTATTGTTGCCGATTATCAATGGGGAAGCACTGGAAACATTAACTACAAAAGTGATGCGACTGCTTTAATTTCTGCTATTAAAAATTATGAAGTGGAAGCCAATACTTATGTTTTAAAACCTGGAGATCAATTCGGCGGAAGCCAAATTACAAATCCTTCTTACTTCTCTCCTGCTTATTATAGGGCTTTTGGAGTTTTTACAAACGATATCACTTTTTGGAATCAGGTTGCAGCTAAATCGTATACCATTATTAACAATAATTTGACTGTAAACAATGCCGCTGGCGGATTAGTTTCGGATTGGTGCGAAGCTTCTGGTGCTTATTCTTCTCAAGCGAGCGGATATAACAATGGAGGAAGAAACTATTCTTACGATGCAGCCAGAACACCTTGGCGAATCGCAGTTGATTACCTATGGTACGGAAATGCCGATGCAAAAACGTACGCTAAGAAATCATCTGATTTTGTTCGTGTTAACCTTGGAGGTTCTGCAAATATTAAAGATGGTTACAATCAAAACGGAACCGTAAGCGGCCAATGGCACAATGCTACTTTTGTCGGCGCGTTTGCCTGCGCTGCAATGGCGGGAGAAAATCAAGCGCATTTAGATGCTTCTTATACCGATTTAAAAAACCTCAACGAACCAAACAGCTATTTCAATCATACCCTAAAAACATTATACTCCTTTTTACTAACAGGTAATTTCTATTTACCGCTAAATGCCACATTGTCAAATGATACTTTCGATATTAAAAAATCTACAGTCACGCTTTACCCCAATCCGAGTGCTGATCGAATCACAGTTAGTGCGCCTGGGCAATCTACTATCTCGATAATATCTTCTTCAGGAAGTGTTATTCATCAGCAAAAAACAACTTCAGAATTGACAGAAATAAATTTAGCCAACCAGTCAAGAGGTGTTTATTTGGTTAAAATATCTAACGACGATTTTAAAAGTGTTACTAAAAAAGTGATTTTGAAATAA
- a CDS encoding Tex family protein, with the protein MTNIQFIAKSVQAPAVSIQNTVKLLEEDCTIPFISRYRKDATGNLDETVIEQIAKLQKDYDTLIKRKEAVLKSIEEQKALTPDLKKKIEDSFDLQEIEDFYLPYKKKKKTKADVAREFGLEPLAKLIISESDADIDFISTQYINENVINEEAAIQGARDIVAEWINENIYVRKQLRRLFQRKATITTKVVKKKAEEEGAQKFNQYFDWEEPLTKAPAHRLLAMLRAENEGFIKMKIDVDIDDAYDVIDEIIIKKQNNSTAHLQLAIEDSYKRLLNPAIGNETLQEAKAKADANSIQVFANNLGQLLLAPPLGEKRILAIDPGFRSGCKVVCLDEKGDLLYNETIYPHAPQNEESMAIKKIRSMVNAYQIDAISIGNGTASRETEFFIKKITFDKPVQVFIVSEAGASVYSASKIAREEFPNYDVTVRGSVSIGRRLSDPLAELVKIDPKAIGVGQYQHDVDQTKLKEELDNTVIRCVNSVGININTASKHLLSYVSGIGEKLAENIVQYRSENGPFEDRKQLKKVPRLGDKAYQQGAAFTRITNAKNPLDNSAVHPEAYPVVEKMAKDLNISLNELIANKEKTALIKAEKYVTPEIGLLTLKDIIKELEKPGLDPRKSAKVFEFDANVKSIKDVKTGMILPGIVNNITNFGCFVDIGIKESGLVHISQLKAGFVSDVNEVVKLHQHVDVKVTEVDEDRKRIQLTMIL; encoded by the coding sequence ATGACTAATATTCAATTCATTGCCAAGTCTGTGCAGGCGCCAGCAGTTAGTATTCAAAACACAGTAAAATTATTAGAAGAAGACTGTACGATTCCGTTTATTTCGCGTTACCGAAAAGATGCTACCGGAAATCTTGATGAAACTGTAATTGAGCAGATTGCAAAACTTCAAAAAGATTATGATACACTTATAAAACGTAAAGAAGCGGTTTTAAAATCTATTGAAGAGCAAAAAGCACTTACGCCAGATTTGAAGAAAAAAATTGAAGACAGTTTTGATTTACAAGAAATCGAAGATTTTTACCTTCCATACAAAAAGAAGAAAAAAACAAAAGCCGATGTTGCACGCGAATTCGGTTTGGAACCATTGGCAAAACTGATTATATCTGAAAGTGATGCTGATATTGATTTTATTTCAACACAGTACATTAATGAAAATGTTATTAACGAAGAAGCCGCTATTCAAGGCGCAAGAGATATTGTAGCGGAATGGATCAATGAGAATATCTACGTTCGTAAGCAGCTTCGTAGATTATTTCAGCGAAAAGCGACGATCACTACAAAAGTGGTTAAAAAGAAAGCCGAAGAAGAAGGAGCACAGAAATTCAACCAATATTTTGATTGGGAAGAACCTTTAACAAAAGCGCCAGCACACCGTTTATTGGCCATGCTTCGTGCAGAAAATGAAGGTTTTATCAAAATGAAAATAGATGTTGATATCGATGATGCGTACGATGTTATTGACGAAATCATCATTAAAAAACAAAATAATTCAACTGCTCATTTACAATTAGCAATTGAGGATAGTTATAAACGTTTATTGAATCCAGCAATTGGAAATGAAACTCTGCAAGAAGCAAAAGCAAAAGCTGATGCAAATTCTATTCAGGTTTTTGCCAACAATTTAGGTCAGTTATTATTGGCTCCGCCGTTGGGAGAAAAACGTATTTTGGCAATCGATCCCGGATTTAGAAGTGGTTGTAAAGTTGTTTGTCTGGACGAAAAAGGCGATTTATTATACAACGAAACGATTTATCCGCACGCGCCTCAAAACGAAGAATCTATGGCGATTAAAAAAATTCGTTCGATGGTTAACGCCTATCAAATTGATGCGATTTCTATTGGAAACGGAACGGCTTCGCGCGAAACTGAATTTTTCATCAAAAAAATCACGTTTGATAAACCAGTTCAGGTATTTATAGTTTCTGAGGCCGGAGCTTCAGTATATTCGGCTTCCAAAATTGCTAGAGAAGAATTTCCAAATTACGATGTAACGGTTCGTGGTTCGGTTTCTATCGGGCGACGACTTTCAGATCCTTTGGCCGAATTGGTAAAAATCGACCCGAAAGCAATCGGGGTTGGTCAATATCAGCACGATGTGGATCAAACTAAATTAAAAGAAGAATTAGATAATACCGTAATTCGCTGCGTAAACTCAGTTGGAATTAACATCAACACAGCAAGTAAACATTTGCTGAGTTATGTGAGTGGAATCGGGGAGAAGCTGGCTGAAAATATTGTACAATATCGTTCTGAAAATGGACCTTTTGAAGACAGAAAACAGTTGAAAAAAGTGCCTCGTTTGGGAGATAAAGCGTATCAGCAAGGAGCAGCGTTTACTAGAATTACAAATGCTAAAAATCCGTTAGATAATTCGGCGGTGCATCCAGAGGCTTATCCGGTCGTGGAGAAGATGGCGAAGGATTTGAATATTTCTTTGAATGAATTAATTGCCAATAAAGAGAAAACAGCACTTATTAAAGCGGAAAAATATGTTACTCCTGAAATTGGTTTACTTACGCTAAAAGACATCATAAAAGAGCTTGAAAAACCTGGATTAGATCCAAGAAAGTCGGCTAAGGTTTTTGAATTTGATGCAAACGTAAAATCAATCAAAGATGTGAAAACTGGGATGATTCTTCCAGGAATTGTGAATAACATTACCAACTTTGGCTGTTTTGTTGATATCGGAATTAAAGAAAGCGGATTGGTTCATATTTCACAATTAAAAGCAGGCTTTGTAAGCGATGTAAACGAAGTGGTAAAATTACATCAACATGTTGATGTGAAGGTTACGGAAGTTGATGAAGATAGAAAAAGGATTCAGTTGACGATGATTTTGTAG
- a CDS encoding peptidase, producing the protein MTKNKKKNFRKKLFIKNRLVILNEDTFEEIFSFRLTLMNVFVTFTLGGIFLILVTTFIIAFTPLREFIPGYSSTELKRNATKLAIKSDSLETALKQNEVYIKGIQKVLKGELEYSKFNKDSILAESVEDASDLNMKPSDAEIKLREDVAETEKELKTKSQDKKKSDKK; encoded by the coding sequence ATGACTAAGAATAAGAAAAAGAATTTTAGGAAAAAACTATTCATTAAAAACCGATTAGTAATTTTAAATGAAGACACTTTTGAAGAGATCTTTTCTTTTAGGCTTACTTTAATGAATGTCTTTGTAACGTTTACTTTAGGCGGAATATTTCTAATTTTGGTTACAACTTTTATTATTGCATTTACCCCACTACGCGAATTTATTCCCGGATATTCTTCGACAGAATTAAAACGAAATGCTACGAAACTGGCTATTAAATCAGATTCTTTAGAAACGGCCTTAAAACAAAATGAGGTTTATATAAAAGGAATTCAGAAAGTTTTGAAAGGGGAATTAGAATATTCAAAATTTAATAAAGATTCTATCTTAGCAGAATCTGTTGAAGATGCTTCAGATTTAAATATGAAACCATCTGATGCAGAAATAAAGCTAAGAGAAGACGTAGCCGAAACAGAAAAAGAACTGAAGACAAAATCTCAAGACAAAAAGAAAAGTGACAAAAAATAA
- a CDS encoding DUF6909 family protein, translated as MKETKHISRSRAQESSAAIEKMYITMRHLFNRGFYKPMGVSGDSLRESLLALRPEIYGNIAEEKVELNGLLYVIERLPIGIEQCRFINLTSDEGYSKSHFQAIVPPKRRRNCYRIDEEQMNVEITRGRSDIYDILTHLTFIFIESHKIKNRVLIDDGGEVSRDWQKLEQAVMQTKKLTLVEKEKAISHVANILARTFEEVLDIYDAFGSETAPDRFLHVIYWLGKLAIEEIVENNKRTITFSPVLRERLGHHIHGEIWATNIKEVLKANDLLKRPIHVISANMHSVMNSIFATPLLKTKYKGKTDFFIYEELSSSGSKEIRSQVEELALKNGMISLPDCSGTNIDVQIFDTAKIDWSKTAFSHANVGEDKPVIIVMDYAFGEQAYETIDELLKPFKKETLLNVKSVSIMGKAGILEGGKGDIMIPSAHINEGTADNYFFENELNGAMFEGNDIDIYEGAMVTVLGTSLQNRDLLKFFHESTWGVIGLEMEGSYYQKAIQSASKIRKSVPHDIKVRYAYYASDNPLETGSTLASGGLGTTGVKPTYLITIKILEQIFNL; from the coding sequence ATGAAAGAAACCAAACATATATCAAGATCTAGAGCTCAGGAATCATCTGCGGCAATAGAAAAAATGTACATTACAATGCGCCATTTATTCAACCGTGGTTTTTACAAACCAATGGGAGTTTCGGGCGATAGTTTAAGAGAATCATTATTAGCATTACGTCCTGAGATTTACGGGAATATTGCCGAAGAAAAAGTAGAACTTAACGGACTTCTTTACGTTATTGAGCGTCTTCCGATAGGAATCGAACAATGCCGTTTTATCAATTTAACTTCAGACGAAGGATATTCTAAATCGCATTTCCAGGCAATTGTTCCTCCAAAAAGAAGAAGAAACTGCTATAGAATCGACGAAGAGCAAATGAATGTCGAAATCACGCGTGGACGTTCAGACATTTACGATATTCTAACTCACTTGACTTTCATTTTTATTGAATCTCATAAAATTAAAAATAGAGTTTTAATAGACGATGGAGGAGAGGTTTCTCGTGACTGGCAAAAATTGGAACAAGCAGTTATGCAGACCAAAAAGCTTACTTTGGTAGAAAAAGAAAAAGCAATTTCGCACGTTGCGAATATTTTGGCGAGAACTTTTGAAGAGGTTTTAGACATTTACGATGCATTTGGTTCAGAAACTGCGCCAGATCGTTTCTTGCATGTTATTTATTGGTTAGGAAAATTAGCAATCGAAGAAATTGTTGAAAATAATAAACGTACAATTACTTTTAGCCCAGTTTTACGTGAGCGTCTGGGACACCATATTCACGGAGAAATTTGGGCAACAAATATCAAAGAAGTTCTTAAAGCAAATGATTTGCTAAAAAGACCAATTCACGTCATTAGTGCTAATATGCACAGTGTAATGAATTCGATTTTTGCAACACCATTGTTAAAAACAAAATACAAAGGAAAAACAGATTTCTTTATTTATGAAGAATTAAGCAGTTCTGGTTCAAAAGAAATTAGAAGTCAGGTTGAAGAATTGGCTTTAAAAAACGGAATGATTTCATTGCCAGATTGCTCAGGAACCAATATCGATGTTCAAATTTTTGATACAGCAAAAATTGACTGGTCAAAAACAGCCTTTTCTCACGCAAATGTTGGCGAAGATAAACCTGTAATTATCGTAATGGATTATGCTTTTGGTGAACAAGCTTACGAAACAATCGATGAGCTTTTAAAACCATTTAAAAAAGAAACTTTACTCAATGTAAAATCGGTTTCTATTATGGGTAAAGCAGGAATTTTGGAAGGTGGAAAAGGAGATATCATGATTCCGTCTGCACATATTAACGAAGGAACGGCTGATAATTATTTCTTTGAAAATGAACTTAATGGCGCAATGTTCGAAGGAAATGATATCGATATTTATGAAGGAGCAATGGTTACCGTTTTAGGAACTTCGTTGCAAAATAGAGATTTATTGAAATTTTTCCACGAATCGACTTGGGGTGTAATTGGTCTGGAAATGGAAGGTTCTTATTACCAAAAAGCAATTCAGTCGGCATCAAAAATTAGAAAAAGTGTACCACACGATATTAAAGTTCGTTATGCGTATTATGCTTCTGATAATCCTCTAGAAACAGGAAGTACTTTGGCTTCAGGCGGATTAGGAACTACAGGTGTAAAACCAACTTACTTGATTACCATTAAAATTTTAGAACAGATTTTCAATTTATAA
- a CDS encoding class I SAM-dependent methyltransferase, translating into MQESYLEKEKQYFSNIRKDIISFIDADEDLSFLEIGAGTGATLLELKSKGIAKKISGFDIVDVNHNKEKFDSFIIGNIEQDKIPFELNSFDNIILADVLEHLIEPHKTIQKLIPYLKKGGNFYISLPNVRNYVVFYKVFVKGSFEYTDEGIFDKTHIRFFCKRDMSNLIKQIPELKLQKIESNLRHLSSIKSTFNKITFGLFEPFISTQYFLKVSKN; encoded by the coding sequence ATGCAAGAATCTTATTTAGAAAAAGAAAAACAGTATTTTTCGAATATTAGAAAAGATATTATTTCATTTATAGACGCAGATGAAGATTTATCATTTTTAGAAATTGGAGCAGGAACTGGCGCCACTTTATTAGAATTAAAAAGTAAAGGAATAGCAAAAAAAATAAGCGGATTTGATATTGTAGATGTAAATCACAATAAAGAAAAATTCGACTCATTTATTATTGGAAACATTGAACAAGATAAAATCCCTTTTGAATTAAATTCTTTTGATAATATAATTTTAGCAGATGTTTTAGAACATTTAATAGAGCCTCATAAAACAATTCAAAAACTAATTCCGTATTTAAAAAAAGGTGGAAATTTTTATATTAGTCTACCAAATGTTAGAAATTATGTGGTATTTTATAAAGTTTTTGTTAAAGGAAGTTTTGAATATACAGATGAGGGAATTTTTGACAAAACACATATTAGATTCTTTTGTAAAAGAGATATGTCTAATTTAATTAAGCAAATTCCAGAATTAAAGTTGCAAAAAATAGAGTCAAATTTAAGACATCTTTCATCGATCAAATCTACTTTTAATAAGATTACATTTGGACTTTTTGAGCCATTTATAAGCACACAGTATTTTTTGAAAGTATCTAAAAATTAG
- a CDS encoding glycosyltransferase family 2 protein gives MDIKVYIVLLNYNNSQDSIECLESILKLQYFNYQVIIIDNSETLQYIEELKSWAEGNVMLQETNFKYIVYPLEKKPLTFLSIREKDFLLQSRNEKIIFVKAEENNGFAAGNNIALKYILNQNDFDSCIWILNNDTIIEKNSLSAIIEEIKKQNGSKTNIIYGTPLIEYESPEIVQSIGGRYNAKTGLSKHVGEGILIEDAMLNFEKIIKKTAYPVGASMIIKYRDLKSIGLLSEDYFLFFEEIDWVSRAKKRNGGVKMLPIFGIYHKQGNSTKSKIKKKKSEFIDLISMKSRITFAKKYNRKNIGFIYLSILTLTIGNRIKQGNFKVIPKILKLVFGTKSIQKVNEN, from the coding sequence ATGGACATAAAAGTATATATTGTTCTTTTAAATTACAACAATTCTCAGGATTCTATTGAATGTTTAGAAAGTATATTAAAACTACAATATTTTAATTATCAGGTAATTATTATTGATAATAGTGAAACATTACAATATATAGAAGAATTAAAATCTTGGGCAGAAGGTAACGTAATGCTACAAGAAACAAATTTTAAATATATTGTTTATCCTTTAGAAAAGAAGCCACTAACATTTCTGAGTATTAGAGAGAAAGATTTTTTATTACAAAGTAGAAATGAAAAAATAATTTTTGTAAAAGCAGAAGAAAACAATGGTTTCGCTGCGGGAAATAATATAGCGCTTAAGTATATTTTAAATCAAAATGATTTTGATTCCTGCATTTGGATTTTAAATAATGATACTATTATTGAAAAAAACAGTCTTTCTGCTATCATTGAAGAGATTAAAAAACAAAATGGTTCAAAAACAAACATTATTTATGGAACACCATTAATAGAATATGAAAGTCCAGAAATAGTTCAATCAATTGGTGGTAGGTATAATGCAAAAACAGGCTTAAGCAAACATGTAGGAGAAGGGATTTTGATTGAAGATGCAATGCTAAATTTTGAAAAAATAATTAAAAAGACAGCTTATCCTGTTGGTGCATCTATGATAATAAAATATCGCGATTTGAAATCAATAGGTTTATTATCAGAAGATTATTTTTTGTTTTTTGAAGAAATAGATTGGGTTTCAAGAGCAAAAAAAAGGAATGGAGGAGTAAAAATGCTTCCTATTTTTGGAATTTATCATAAACAAGGAAATAGCACAAAGTCAAAAATAAAGAAAAAGAAATCAGAATTTATAGATCTGATTTCAATGAAAAGCAGAATTACTTTTGCAAAAAAATACAATAGAAAAAATATAGGATTTATTTATTTATCAATTTTAACCTTAACAATTGGTAATAGAATTAAACAAGGAAATTTTAAAGTAATTCCGAAAATCTTAAAACTGGTTTTTGGTACAAAAAGTATACAAAAAGTAAATGAAAATTGA
- a CDS encoding Sec-independent protein translocase subunit TatA/TatB, whose amino-acid sequence MGRLGLTEILVIVGIVILLFGGKKIPELMKGLGSGIKEFKNAAKDDQPAASKKQEEETK is encoded by the coding sequence ATGGGAAGATTAGGTCTTACAGAAATCCTTGTTATCGTAGGTATTGTGATATTACTTTTTGGAGGTAAAAAAATTCCAGAATTAATGAAAGGTTTAGGAAGTGGAATTAAGGAATTTAAAAACGCTGCTAAAGACGATCAACCTGCTGCTTCTAAAAAACAAGAAGAAGAAACGAAATAA
- a CDS encoding GH3 auxin-responsive promoter family protein, protein MSIKSIAAKIFARKIYKQTLKWTEKPVETQQKVFKSLIENAKSTAFGKDHHFDQIKNFEDFQKRVPVRDYEDLKPYVEKVVKGESDILWKGKPLYFAKTSGTTSGAKFIPLTKESMPYHIEAARNAILHYIHETGNADFVDGKMIFLQGSPILTEKYGIKFGRLSGIVAHFVPKYLQKNRMPSWETNCIEDWETKVDAIADETIKENMSVISGIPSWVQMYFERLQQKSGGKKIGEIFKNFNLFIYGGVNYEPYRAKFENMIGRKVDSIELFPASEGFFAYQDSQKEKGMLLLLNSGIFYEFIKADEFFEENPKVLTIGEAEVGVNYVLIISTNAGLWRYNIGDTVQFTSLLPHRVIVSGRIKHYISAFGEHVIANEVESAMKEAVESTNIVINEFTVAPQINPSNGLPYHEWLIEFENEPENMEVFAETIDNSMRKQNIYYDDLITGNVLRKVVITKVSKNGFQDYMKSQGKLGGQNKLPRLSNNRDIADNLK, encoded by the coding sequence ATGTCAATTAAGTCAATTGCGGCGAAAATTTTTGCCCGAAAAATATATAAACAAACGCTTAAATGGACTGAAAAACCAGTTGAAACGCAACAAAAGGTTTTTAAAAGTTTGATCGAGAATGCAAAAAGTACTGCATTTGGAAAAGATCATCATTTTGATCAGATCAAAAACTTTGAGGATTTTCAAAAACGCGTTCCTGTAAGAGATTATGAAGATTTAAAACCCTATGTTGAAAAGGTTGTAAAAGGAGAATCGGATATTTTATGGAAAGGAAAACCATTGTATTTTGCTAAAACTTCGGGCACAACTTCGGGAGCAAAATTTATTCCGCTAACCAAAGAATCAATGCCTTATCATATAGAAGCGGCCCGAAATGCAATTTTACATTATATTCATGAAACGGGAAATGCCGATTTTGTTGACGGAAAAATGATCTTTTTGCAGGGAAGTCCAATTCTAACCGAAAAATACGGAATCAAATTCGGAAGACTTTCGGGAATTGTAGCACATTTTGTTCCTAAATATTTACAGAAAAACAGAATGCCATCTTGGGAAACCAATTGTATTGAAGATTGGGAAACCAAAGTAGATGCTATTGCAGATGAAACAATCAAAGAAAATATGTCGGTGATCTCTGGAATTCCGTCTTGGGTGCAGATGTATTTTGAACGTTTGCAGCAAAAAAGCGGAGGGAAGAAAATAGGCGAGATCTTCAAAAACTTTAATCTGTTTATTTACGGGGGCGTTAATTACGAACCATATCGCGCCAAGTTTGAAAATATGATTGGTAGAAAAGTAGATAGTATAGAGTTGTTTCCAGCATCTGAAGGATTTTTTGCCTATCAAGATTCTCAAAAGGAAAAAGGAATGTTACTATTGCTGAATTCTGGTATTTTCTATGAGTTTATAAAAGCAGACGAATTTTTTGAAGAAAACCCAAAAGTGTTGACTATTGGAGAAGCTGAAGTAGGTGTAAACTATGTTTTGATAATTTCTACAAATGCTGGACTTTGGCGTTATAATATTGGAGATACAGTTCAGTTTACATCTTTATTGCCACATCGTGTTATAGTTTCTGGCCGTATCAAGCATTATATTTCTGCTTTTGGAGAACACGTGATTGCGAATGAAGTAGAGAGCGCAATGAAAGAAGCTGTAGAATCAACCAATATTGTAATCAACGAATTTACGGTAGCACCGCAGATTAATCCATCAAACGGACTTCCGTATCATGAGTGGCTTATAGAATTCGAAAACGAACCAGAAAACATGGAAGTTTTTGCGGAAACAATCGATAATTCAATGCGTAAGCAAAACATTTATTACGATGATTTAATTACCGGAAACGTTTTACGAAAAGTAGTGATCACGAAAGTTTCTAAAAATGGATTTCAAGATTACATGAAATCACAAGGAAAACTGGGCGGGCAAAATAAACTTCCTAGATTATCAAATAATAGAGATATTGCGGATAATTTAAAGTAG